The DNA window TCATAAAAGTCAATCAGAGGGGCGGTTTGTTGCCGATACACCTCTAAGCGCTTGAGGATCACCGCCTCATCCGCATCGTCACTGCGCCCCTGTTCCTGTCCACGCGCCAGCAGCCGCGCCACCAAGACTTGATCCGGCACATCTAGGTTGAGAACGTGATCGTAGTCTTGACCGAGATCCTTGAGCAACTCTTCTAGGGCTTCTGCTTGAGGCAAGGTGCGGGGAAACCCATCCAAGATCCAACCCTGTTCTGGGGACTTTTGCAATTGCCCCTTCACCATCCCCACCAGCACCGCATCCGGCACCAGCTCTCCCGCATCCATATACACTTTGGCCTGGGATCCAAGAGGGGTTTGGGCTTTGACTTCCGCCCGCAACAGATCCCCCGTTGAGATTTTGGGCATGTGGTAAGCAGCCGCCAACCGCTCCGCTTGCGTCCCCTTACCGGCTCCCGGTGGCCCCAAAAAAATTAACCGTGGCACTATTGCTTCACCATCCCTTCATAGCGTTGCGAGATCACATAGGTTTGGATCTGTTTGGAGGTTTCAATCGCCACCCCCACCAAAATCAGCAGTGAAGTAGCCCCCAAGCCTTGGAAGGTGGTGATCCCTGTGGCCCGCTCTACCGCTGTTGGAATAATGGCCACCGCACAGAGGAACAAAGCCCCGAGAAGCGTTAGCCGATTCAGGATCCCTTCGATATACTCCGCCGTTGCTTTGCCAGGCCGCACACCCGGAATACTGGATCCCATTTTTTTTAGGTTCTGAGCAAGATCTACGGGGTTGATGATCAAGGAAGCGTAGAAATAGCTAAAGAAGAGGATAAGGACGAAATAGAAGGGGATGTAGAACCAAGAGGTGGGCGCTAAGAAATTGGCCACCTGCACCAAGGTCAGGTTCTGAGTGTACTGGGCCAAGGCCAGCGGCAAGGACATCACCGAGTAGGCGAAGATGATCGGCATCACGCCCCCTTGATTCAGGCGCAAGGGCAGGTAGCTTTTCTGCTCCCGGAA is part of the Thermostichus vulcanus str. 'Rupite' genome and encodes:
- a CDS encoding preprotein translocase subunit SecY; this translates as FREQKSYLPLRLNQGGVMPIIFAYSVMSLPLALAQYTQNLTLVQVANFLAPTSWFYIPFYFVLILFFSYFYASLIINPVDLAQNLKKMGSSIPGVRPGKATAEYIEGILNRLTLLGALFLCAVAIIPTAVERATGITTFQGLGATSLLILVGVAIETSKQIQTYVISQRYEGMVKQ
- a CDS encoding adenylate kinase, whose translation is MPRLIFLGPPGAGKGTQAERLAAAYHMPKISTGDLLRAEVKAQTPLGSQAKVYMDAGELVPDAVLVGMVKGQLQKSPEQGWILDGFPRTLPQAEALEELLKDLGQDYDHVLNLDVPDQVLVARLLARGQEQGRSDDADEAVILKRLEVYRQQTAPLIDFYEAKGRLQRVNGNQSMELVQEHLQALVQGCSEAGKLGSGRRA